From Cellulomonas fimi ATCC 484, a single genomic window includes:
- a CDS encoding ATP-binding cassette domain-containing protein codes for MTGFGVEVRDLTARYGSTTALDGVSFDLRPGVITGLLGRNGSGKTTFLSVLAAFRRRNGGTVLVDGEDPWENPRVMGGTCLIRESGDVILDEAITENLAFLEQRRPTFDRATAEALLDRFELDPAKRPDRLSRGQRSAFGVVVGIATRAPLTLLDEVHLGMDAPARYAFYDALLADWIEHPRTIVLSSHLIGEVERLLEDVVVIDRGTVLAAADATTLREQGRTVTGPVDAVEAFVAGRRVVARQTLGRTAQATVIGTEPDDEARARAAGLELGAVGLQDLFVHLTDRGAGEPAAALTPQESR; via the coding sequence ATGACCGGCTTCGGCGTCGAGGTCCGCGACCTCACCGCACGCTACGGCTCGACGACCGCGCTGGACGGGGTGTCGTTCGACCTCCGCCCCGGCGTCATCACCGGGCTGCTGGGCCGCAACGGCTCCGGCAAGACGACGTTCCTGTCGGTCCTCGCCGCGTTCCGCCGGCGCAACGGCGGCACGGTGCTCGTCGACGGCGAGGACCCGTGGGAGAACCCGCGCGTCATGGGCGGCACGTGCCTGATCCGCGAGAGCGGGGACGTCATCCTCGACGAGGCCATCACGGAGAACCTCGCGTTCCTCGAGCAGCGCCGGCCGACCTTCGACCGGGCGACCGCCGAGGCGCTGCTCGACCGCTTCGAGCTCGACCCGGCCAAGCGGCCCGACCGGCTCAGCCGCGGGCAGCGCTCGGCGTTCGGCGTCGTCGTCGGCATCGCCACGCGCGCGCCGCTCACGCTCCTCGACGAGGTGCACCTCGGCATGGACGCCCCCGCGCGGTACGCGTTCTACGACGCGCTCCTCGCCGACTGGATCGAGCACCCCCGCACGATCGTCCTGTCGAGCCACCTCATCGGCGAGGTCGAGCGGCTGCTCGAGGACGTCGTCGTCATCGACCGCGGCACGGTCCTGGCCGCCGCCGACGCGACGACCCTGCGCGAGCAGGGACGCACCGTCACCGGCCCCGTCGACGCGGTCGAGGCGTTCGTCGCCGGACGCCGCGTCGTCGCCCGGCAGACCCTCGGCCGCACCGCGCAGGCGACCGTCATCGGCACCGAGCCCGACGACGAGGCCCGCGCCCGCGCGGCCGGTCTGGAGCTCGGCGCCGTCGGGCTGCAGGACCTGTTCGTCCACCTGACCGACCGCGGCGCCGGCGAGCCCGCCGCCGCCCTCACCCCGCAGGAGTCCCGATGA
- a CDS encoding helix-turn-helix transcriptional regulator: protein MLVRTMVDMGAVLRDAREAAGRTQAELARAAGVSREWLINVEAGRTAADLPRLLAVMGELGLVVEVRRS from the coding sequence GTGCTGGTCAGGACGATGGTCGACATGGGCGCCGTCCTGCGTGATGCCCGCGAGGCGGCCGGCCGGACCCAGGCCGAGCTCGCGCGCGCGGCGGGCGTCTCCCGTGAGTGGCTCATCAACGTCGAGGCGGGCAGGACGGCCGCCGACCTCCCGCGGCTGCTCGCCGTCATGGGCGAGCTAGGCCTCGTCGTCGAGGTCCGCCGCTCATGA
- a CDS encoding aspartate kinase — MALVVQKYGGSSVSDAASIKRVAKRIAAAKRAGDDIVVVVSAMGDTTDELIDLAQQITPLPPSREMDILLTAGERISMSLLAMAINNLGVKAKSFTGQQAGVITDAVHGRARIVDVVPHRIRETIEKGQVAIVAGFQGVTSDTNDVTTLGRGGSDTTAVALAAGLGADVCEIYTDVDGVFSADPRIVPAARKLDRVSYDEMLELAASGAKVLVLRCVEYARRYGVPVHVRSSFSTHTGTLVTSEPTDAGLEGAAVEQPIIAGVAHDRSEAKITVVGVPDVPGKAARIFQVVAGSGVNIDMIVQNVSAAATGLTDISFTLPASDGATATSALSEHQPDIGFQSLQYDDTIGKLSLIGAGMKSHPGVSAKLFAALSDAGINIEMISTSEIRISVVTRADSLDEAVRAVHTAFELDSDQQEAVVYGGTGR; from the coding sequence ATGGCACTAGTCGTGCAGAAGTACGGCGGGTCGTCGGTCTCCGACGCCGCCAGCATCAAGCGGGTCGCCAAGCGGATCGCGGCGGCCAAGCGCGCGGGTGACGACATCGTCGTCGTCGTCTCGGCGATGGGCGACACGACCGACGAGCTCATCGACCTCGCGCAGCAGATCACCCCGCTGCCGCCGTCGCGCGAGATGGACATCCTCCTCACCGCCGGTGAGCGGATCTCGATGTCGCTGCTCGCGATGGCGATCAACAACCTCGGCGTGAAGGCGAAGTCGTTCACGGGCCAGCAGGCGGGCGTCATCACCGACGCCGTGCACGGGCGCGCGCGCATCGTCGACGTCGTCCCCCACCGCATCCGGGAGACGATCGAGAAGGGCCAGGTCGCGATCGTCGCGGGCTTCCAGGGCGTCACGTCGGACACGAACGACGTCACGACGCTGGGCCGCGGCGGATCGGACACGACGGCCGTCGCGCTCGCGGCCGGTCTGGGCGCGGACGTCTGCGAGATCTACACGGACGTCGACGGCGTCTTCAGCGCGGACCCCCGCATCGTCCCGGCGGCCCGCAAGCTCGACCGCGTCTCCTACGACGAGATGCTCGAGCTCGCGGCGAGCGGCGCGAAGGTGCTCGTCCTGCGGTGCGTGGAGTACGCCCGCCGGTACGGGGTGCCGGTGCACGTCCGCTCGTCGTTCTCGACCCACACCGGCACGCTCGTGACGAGCGAGCCGACCGACGCAGGCCTCGAAGGAGCAGCAGTGGAGCAGCCGATCATCGCGGGCGTCGCGCACGACCGCAGCGAGGCGAAGATCACCGTCGTCGGCGTCCCGGACGTGCCCGGCAAGGCCGCGCGGATCTTCCAGGTGGTCGCCGGGTCGGGCGTGAACATCGACATGATCGTCCAGAACGTGTCCGCCGCCGCGACGGGCCTCACGGACATCTCGTTCACGCTGCCCGCGTCCGACGGCGCGACGGCGACCTCCGCCCTGTCCGAGCACCAGCCGGACATCGGCTTCCAGTCGCTGCAGTACGACGACACCATCGGCAAGCTCTCGCTCATCGGCGCGGGCATGAAGTCGCACCCGGGCGTCTCCGCGAAGCTCTTCGCCGCGCTGTCCGACGCCGGCATCAACATCGAGATGATCTCGACCTCGGAGATCCGCATCTCCGTCGTCACCCGCGCCGACTCGCTCGACGAGGCGGTCCGCGCGGTCCACACCGCGTTCGAGCTCGACTCGGACCAGCAGGAGGCTGTCGTGTACGGAGGGACGGGACGATGA
- a CDS encoding HipA N-terminal domain-containing protein, which produces MTRTLLVHLEGVLAGTLSMSSGGTLSFEYDEDYRSGPDPTPLSLSMPLATRRHKQRAVLPFVQGLLPDNVQALEAMARTFQVSARSPFALLEHIGHDVAGALQLVRPGEPSEDAAADRSSR; this is translated from the coding sequence ATGACCAGGACGCTGCTCGTCCACCTCGAGGGCGTCCTGGCGGGGACCCTGTCGATGTCGTCGGGCGGGACGCTGTCCTTCGAGTACGACGAGGACTACCGCAGCGGCCCTGACCCGACACCGCTCTCGTTGTCGATGCCCCTCGCGACCAGGAGGCACAAGCAGCGTGCGGTCCTGCCGTTCGTCCAAGGCCTCCTGCCGGACAACGTGCAAGCGCTCGAGGCGATGGCGCGCACGTTCCAGGTGTCCGCGCGCTCGCCGTTCGCGCTCCTCGAGCACATCGGGCACGACGTCGCCGGGGCTCTGCAGCTGGTGCGGCCTGGGGAGCCGTCCGAGGACGCGGCCGCCGACCGGTCGTCGCGCTGA
- a CDS encoding ABC transporter ATP-binding protein, which yields MPTPVIEVEHLHKAYGSTVAVEDVSLHVMPGEIFGVLGRNGAGKTTTVEIVGGLRHADAGDVRVLGLDPRRDARRLHEQVGLQLQESELPGRITVREALDLYAAFYADPADPASLVADLGLTEKADTQYQRLSGGQKQRLSVALALVGNPQVAILDELTTGLDPLARRETWGVVEAVRQRGVTIVLVTHLMEEAERLCDRIALIDAGRVVATGTPGELAARATAGQVLRFRPSAPLPAGLLDRVPTVTSATTAPAASGSMPAEVSGSVSDSRSGTASRPASGSTPDGVVEVRGADNVVQDVLVALHQHGIRPLGLQLEQGSLEDAFVALTGRASADAGPSVTAARAARRAKNREA from the coding sequence ATGCCCACCCCCGTGATCGAGGTCGAGCACCTGCACAAGGCCTACGGCAGCACCGTGGCCGTCGAGGACGTCAGCCTGCACGTCATGCCCGGCGAGATCTTCGGCGTCCTCGGACGCAACGGTGCCGGCAAGACCACCACGGTCGAGATCGTCGGCGGGCTGCGGCACGCCGACGCCGGTGACGTCCGCGTCCTGGGCCTCGACCCCCGACGCGACGCGCGGCGCCTGCACGAACAGGTCGGCCTGCAGCTGCAGGAGAGCGAGCTGCCGGGCCGCATCACGGTCCGCGAGGCGCTCGACCTGTACGCGGCGTTCTACGCGGACCCGGCCGACCCGGCGTCGCTCGTCGCCGACCTCGGCCTGACGGAGAAGGCCGACACCCAGTACCAGCGGCTGTCGGGCGGTCAGAAGCAGCGGCTGTCGGTCGCGCTCGCGCTCGTCGGCAACCCGCAGGTCGCGATCCTCGACGAGCTCACGACGGGCCTCGACCCGCTGGCCCGCCGCGAGACGTGGGGCGTCGTCGAGGCGGTCCGGCAGCGCGGCGTGACGATCGTGCTGGTCACGCACCTCATGGAGGAGGCGGAGCGGCTGTGCGACCGGATCGCGCTCATCGACGCGGGCCGCGTCGTCGCGACGGGCACCCCCGGCGAGCTCGCGGCCCGGGCCACCGCCGGGCAGGTGCTGCGGTTCCGGCCGTCGGCGCCGCTGCCGGCGGGGCTGCTCGACCGGGTCCCGACGGTCACGTCGGCGACCACCGCACCAGCCGCGTCCGGCAGCATGCCCGCCGAGGTGTCCGGCAGCGTGTCCGACTCCAGGTCCGGCACCGCGTCCCGTCCGGCGTCCGGCAGCACGCCCGACGGCGTCGTCGAGGTGCGCGGCGCGGACAACGTGGTGCAGGACGTGCTCGTCGCGCTGCACCAGCACGGCATCCGCCCGCTCGGGCTCCAGCTCGAGCAGGGCTCGCTGGAGGACGCGTTCGTCGCCCTCACCGGGCGTGCGTCGGCCGACGCCGGACCGTCCGTCACCGCGGCGCGGGCCGCACGCCGCGCGAAGAACCGGGAGGCCTGA
- a CDS encoding ABC transporter permease, with the protein MTTTTAPTRPTSTRPASGARALRRLTLTEGRLFLRDPSNAFFAIVFPALLLTVLGLVMPWADQPYDDKDPILSQFTAITGYTPIVLSLAVGTVAFTTYPTTLATYRQRGVLRRLSTTPLPPTRVLVAQVAVNLGALLVAAALAFVLGVVVVGVEAPTQPLLVVAAFVLAVVAAFAVGSLIAAVAPTGPAANGIGATVYFLSLFFAGVWLPLPLMPDVVQTIAQYTPLGAASQALAAAWFGQPFPATELLVLAGWGLVGIPLAARLFRWS; encoded by the coding sequence ATGACCACGACCACCGCCCCGACCCGCCCCACGTCCACCCGGCCCGCGTCGGGCGCGCGCGCCCTGCGCCGCCTCACGCTCACCGAGGGCCGCCTGTTCCTGCGGGACCCCTCGAACGCGTTCTTCGCGATCGTCTTCCCCGCGCTGCTGCTCACGGTGCTGGGCCTCGTGATGCCGTGGGCGGACCAGCCGTACGACGACAAGGACCCGATCCTGTCGCAGTTCACGGCCATCACGGGCTACACCCCGATCGTCCTGTCGCTCGCGGTCGGCACGGTCGCGTTCACGACGTACCCCACGACGCTCGCGACGTACCGGCAGCGGGGCGTGCTGCGGCGCCTCTCGACGACACCCCTGCCCCCGACGCGCGTGCTCGTCGCGCAGGTGGCCGTCAACCTCGGGGCGCTGCTGGTCGCCGCCGCGCTCGCGTTCGTGCTCGGCGTCGTCGTGGTGGGCGTCGAGGCGCCCACGCAGCCGCTGCTCGTCGTCGCGGCCTTCGTGCTCGCGGTGGTGGCGGCGTTCGCGGTGGGGTCGCTCATCGCCGCCGTGGCGCCGACGGGCCCGGCGGCCAACGGCATCGGCGCGACGGTCTACTTCCTGTCGCTGTTCTTCGCGGGTGTCTGGCTGCCGCTGCCGCTCATGCCGGACGTCGTCCAGACGATCGCGCAGTACACCCCGCTCGGCGCCGCGTCGCAGGCGCTGGCCGCGGCGTGGTTCGGGCAGCCGTTCCCCGCGACCGAGCTGCTCGTGCTGGCCGGCTGGGGTCTGGTCGGCATCCCGCTCGCGGCCCGGCTGTTCCGCTGGTCGTGA
- a CDS encoding GntR family transcriptional regulator, which translates to MFDGRDPLYVQIADQIRQDVLSGALEAEEQVMSTTQYATTFRINPATAAKAFGELVDEGVLYKRRGVGMFVAPGAREKLRAERRDSFFADVVDPMMEQARLLGIDVDEVVARLRATATDTPQAGAR; encoded by the coding sequence ATGTTCGACGGCCGTGACCCCCTGTACGTCCAGATAGCCGACCAGATCCGTCAGGACGTCCTCAGCGGCGCCCTCGAGGCCGAGGAGCAGGTCATGTCCACCACGCAGTACGCGACGACCTTCCGGATCAACCCGGCCACCGCCGCGAAGGCGTTCGGCGAGCTGGTCGACGAGGGCGTCCTCTACAAGCGCCGCGGGGTGGGCATGTTCGTCGCCCCCGGTGCCCGCGAGAAGCTGCGCGCCGAGCGCCGCGACTCGTTCTTCGCCGACGTCGTCGACCCGATGATGGAGCAGGCCCGCCTGCTCGGCATCGACGTCGACGAGGTCGTCGCCCGCCTCCGGGCGACCGCCACCGACACCCCCCAGGCAGGTGCCCGATGA
- a CDS encoding HipA domain-containing protein — MTDEDVATELGRTIVAYRTGQPYASTWGRISLAGAQPKLGLVRAGDGSWHMPGRGVPTTHIVKPELTAPGERYPDLTIVEAFGLAVAGHAGLRVPRWSIWTSPDESIRALVVERYDRRLDEDGVVRRLHQEDLCQALGVPPALTYQRQDGGPGVGQIGELLRFRVPHPDAALAAREFLAGLTFNIAFLNTDAHAKNYSVMLSGAHVEMSPLYDLTTYALYTDNDDERPLDFPMHVGGDYRFRSILPGAIVQEGKRLGLREDEAADVVHDVVARLPGAFDLARQDLAAVPDGERVTDTVVANLPKLSPLYGAAVGSPAIIDLSPHR; from the coding sequence GTGACCGACGAGGACGTCGCGACCGAGCTCGGTCGCACGATCGTCGCCTACCGCACCGGACAGCCGTACGCCAGCACCTGGGGCCGCATCAGCCTCGCCGGTGCCCAGCCGAAGCTCGGGCTCGTCCGTGCGGGCGACGGTTCCTGGCACATGCCGGGCCGCGGCGTGCCGACGACCCACATAGTCAAGCCCGAGCTGACTGCTCCCGGCGAGCGCTACCCGGACCTGACGATCGTCGAGGCTTTCGGCCTTGCCGTCGCCGGGCACGCGGGGCTGCGTGTGCCGCGATGGTCGATCTGGACGTCGCCGGACGAGAGCATCCGCGCCCTGGTCGTCGAGCGCTACGACCGCCGTCTCGACGAGGACGGCGTCGTGCGCAGGCTGCACCAGGAGGACCTGTGCCAGGCCCTCGGCGTCCCACCCGCGCTGACGTACCAGCGCCAGGACGGCGGACCGGGTGTCGGGCAGATCGGCGAGCTGCTGCGCTTCCGTGTGCCGCACCCGGACGCCGCCCTCGCCGCACGCGAGTTCCTCGCGGGGCTCACGTTCAACATCGCGTTCCTCAACACCGACGCTCACGCCAAGAACTACTCCGTCATGCTGTCGGGCGCGCACGTCGAGATGAGTCCGCTCTACGACCTGACCACCTACGCCCTCTACACGGACAACGACGACGAGCGTCCTCTGGACTTCCCGATGCATGTGGGCGGCGACTACCGGTTCCGATCGATCCTGCCCGGGGCGATCGTCCAGGAGGGCAAGCGGCTCGGCCTTCGTGAGGACGAGGCTGCCGACGTGGTCCACGACGTCGTCGCCCGCCTCCCGGGGGCGTTCGACCTGGCCCGTCAGGATCTCGCTGCCGTGCCGGACGGCGAGCGTGTCACCGACACGGTCGTCGCGAACCTCCCGAAGCTCTCGCCGCTGTACGGCGCTGCTGTCGGCTCGCCGGCGATCATCGACCTGTCGCCGCACCGCTGA
- a CDS encoding aspartate-semialdehyde dehydrogenase: MSGLVVAVVGATGQVGSVMRRLLDERDFPVGTIRYFASARSAGTTLPWRGTDVVVEDVATADLSGIDIAIFSAGGGTSKEHAPRFAAAGAVVIDNSSAWRRDPEVPLVVSEVNPGALNETVKGIVANPNCTTMAAMPVLKVLHEEAGLRRLVVSTYQAVSGAGLAGVAELAGQIQAAASQDIAALTHDGSAVEFPAAEKFPRTIAFDVIPLAGSIVDDGSFETDEEQKLRHESRKILGIPDLLVSGTCVRVPVFTGHSLSINAEFERPITPERARELLADAPGVQLEDVPTPLAAAGADPSLVGRIRQDEGVPEGRGLALFISNDNLRKGAALNAVQIAELVAARLTATTPA; the protein is encoded by the coding sequence ATGAGCGGGCTCGTTGTCGCCGTGGTGGGTGCCACGGGTCAGGTCGGGAGCGTCATGCGGCGCCTGCTCGACGAGCGCGACTTCCCGGTCGGGACGATCCGCTACTTCGCGTCGGCCCGCTCGGCCGGCACGACGCTGCCGTGGCGCGGCACCGACGTGGTCGTCGAGGACGTCGCGACCGCCGACCTGTCCGGCATCGACATCGCGATCTTCTCCGCGGGCGGCGGCACGTCGAAGGAGCACGCACCCCGCTTCGCCGCCGCGGGCGCGGTCGTCATCGACAACTCCTCGGCGTGGCGTCGTGACCCCGAGGTCCCGCTCGTGGTGTCCGAGGTGAACCCGGGTGCGCTCAACGAGACCGTCAAGGGCATCGTCGCCAACCCCAACTGCACGACCATGGCCGCGATGCCGGTGCTCAAGGTGCTGCACGAGGAGGCCGGCCTACGCCGCCTCGTCGTCTCGACCTACCAGGCGGTGTCGGGCGCGGGGCTCGCGGGCGTCGCGGAGCTCGCGGGCCAGATCCAGGCGGCGGCGTCGCAGGACATCGCGGCCCTGACCCACGACGGGTCGGCGGTCGAGTTCCCGGCGGCGGAGAAGTTCCCGCGGACGATCGCGTTCGACGTCATCCCGCTCGCCGGGTCGATCGTCGACGACGGCTCCTTCGAGACCGACGAGGAGCAGAAGCTCCGCCACGAGTCGCGCAAGATCCTCGGCATCCCCGACCTGCTGGTCTCGGGCACGTGCGTGCGCGTCCCGGTCTTCACGGGCCACTCGCTGTCGATCAACGCGGAGTTCGAGCGGCCGATCACGCCCGAGCGTGCGCGCGAGCTCCTCGCCGACGCGCCCGGCGTGCAGCTCGAGGACGTCCCGACCCCGCTTGCCGCCGCCGGCGCCGACCCGAGCCTGGTCGGCCGCATCCGCCAGGACGAGGGAGTGCCGGAGGGGCGCGGCCTGGCGCTGTTCATCAGCAACGACAACCTCCGCAAGGGCGCGGCGCTCAACGCCGTCCAGATCGCCGAGCTCGTCGCCGCGCGCCTGACGGCCACCACGCCCGCTTGA
- a CDS encoding LLM class flavin-dependent oxidoreductase: MPDYGHELTFGTFLTPSNADPQVPVALAVLTEEAGLDLVTFQDHPYQPRFLDTWTLLSYVAARTSRVHLSANVLNLPLRPPAVLARAVASLDLLSGGRAELGLGAGAFWDAISAMGGGRLTPGQGVDALSEAIDVIRGLWDTSTRVPLRAGGDHHAVDGAKRGPAPVHDVGIWLGAYKPRMLRLVGTKADGWLPSEGYLQPGDLARGNAAVDEAAAEAGRDPREIRRLYNLTPGQGSLVGPPSRWVEALVALALEDGVGTFILGTDEPAVIEAYGAEVAPAVREAVAAERARAGTATAPVRSAAALARRVDGIAYDDAPSGVEAVEPGDRRYAEVRSTYMRRGAPGLVLRPRTVDEVAASLTWARGQRGPLAVRSGGHGISGRSTNDGGVVLDLAHLDSVEVVDETTRRVRLGAGATWGAVAAAIARRGWAVSSGDYGGVGVGGLATTGGIGLLGRLHGLTIDHVVAYQVVLADGSVHDVSADAEPELFWGLRGAGGNLGVVTAVEIEASEVPDVVFAQVVFDATDPGGLIDRWGTLVQDAPRELTSFLHVSAGGRDRGPMAQAMTVWASSDTDAAVAALEPFLDAGPVLDQRAQVTPYARIIGPVAKHHDGGAPPVSRSGLLPRMTPAAGAALGEVLLSGEASLLQLRAVGGAVNDVAADATAYAHRSQAFSVTSFAGRLDRAGLDAVWDRQAYPHMDGLYLSFETDPRPERLLDAFPPATLSRLRALKRTYDPDHVFDQNFPIDPSA, from the coding sequence ATGCCCGACTACGGCCACGAGCTCACCTTCGGCACGTTCCTGACCCCGTCGAACGCCGACCCGCAGGTGCCCGTCGCGCTCGCCGTCCTCACCGAGGAGGCCGGGCTCGACCTCGTGACGTTCCAGGACCACCCGTACCAGCCGCGGTTCCTCGACACGTGGACCCTGCTGTCCTACGTGGCCGCCCGCACGTCACGCGTGCACCTGTCGGCGAACGTCCTCAACCTCCCCCTGCGGCCGCCCGCCGTGCTGGCCCGCGCGGTCGCGTCGCTCGACCTGCTGTCGGGCGGGCGCGCAGAGCTCGGGCTGGGCGCCGGGGCGTTCTGGGACGCGATCTCGGCGATGGGCGGCGGGCGCCTGACGCCAGGGCAGGGCGTCGACGCGCTGTCCGAGGCGATCGACGTCATCCGCGGGCTCTGGGACACCTCGACCCGCGTCCCGCTGCGGGCCGGCGGCGACCACCACGCCGTCGACGGCGCCAAGCGCGGGCCCGCACCGGTGCACGACGTCGGGATCTGGCTCGGCGCGTACAAGCCGCGCATGCTCCGGCTCGTCGGGACCAAGGCCGACGGGTGGCTGCCGTCCGAGGGGTACCTGCAGCCCGGCGACCTGGCGCGCGGCAACGCCGCCGTCGACGAGGCCGCCGCCGAGGCGGGCCGCGACCCGCGCGAGATCCGCCGCCTCTACAACCTCACCCCCGGCCAGGGCTCGCTCGTCGGCCCGCCGTCCCGCTGGGTCGAGGCCCTCGTCGCCCTCGCGCTGGAGGACGGCGTGGGGACCTTCATCCTCGGCACCGACGAGCCGGCGGTCATCGAGGCGTACGGCGCCGAGGTCGCACCCGCGGTCCGCGAGGCCGTCGCCGCCGAGCGCGCGCGTGCCGGAACCGCGACCGCACCCGTCCGGAGCGCCGCCGCGCTCGCACGACGCGTCGACGGCATCGCGTACGACGACGCCCCGTCCGGCGTCGAGGCGGTCGAGCCCGGCGACCGCCGCTACGCCGAGGTCCGCTCGACCTACATGCGGCGCGGTGCACCCGGACTCGTCCTGCGGCCACGCACCGTCGACGAGGTCGCCGCGTCGCTCACGTGGGCGCGCGGGCAGCGCGGGCCGCTCGCGGTGCGCTCCGGGGGCCACGGCATCTCGGGACGGTCGACGAACGACGGCGGGGTCGTGCTCGACCTCGCGCACCTCGACTCCGTGGAGGTCGTCGACGAGACGACGCGGCGCGTGCGCCTCGGCGCGGGGGCGACGTGGGGCGCCGTGGCTGCCGCGATCGCGCGGCGCGGATGGGCGGTGTCGTCGGGCGACTACGGCGGCGTCGGCGTCGGCGGCCTGGCGACCACCGGCGGTATCGGGCTGCTCGGGCGCCTGCACGGCCTGACGATCGACCACGTCGTCGCCTACCAGGTCGTGCTGGCGGACGGGTCGGTGCACGACGTGTCCGCCGACGCCGAGCCCGAGCTGTTCTGGGGCCTGCGCGGCGCAGGGGGCAACCTCGGCGTCGTCACCGCGGTCGAGATCGAGGCGTCCGAGGTGCCCGACGTCGTCTTCGCGCAGGTGGTGTTCGACGCGACCGACCCCGGCGGCCTGATCGACCGGTGGGGGACGCTCGTTCAGGACGCCCCGCGCGAGCTCACGTCGTTCCTGCACGTCTCCGCCGGCGGCCGAGACCGCGGGCCCATGGCCCAGGCCATGACCGTGTGGGCGTCGTCCGACACCGACGCCGCCGTCGCCGCGCTCGAGCCGTTCCTCGACGCCGGGCCCGTCCTCGACCAGCGCGCGCAGGTCACCCCGTACGCGCGCATCATCGGCCCCGTCGCGAAGCACCACGACGGCGGCGCCCCGCCCGTGTCGCGCTCCGGCCTGCTCCCCCGCATGACGCCCGCCGCCGGCGCCGCCCTCGGCGAGGTGCTGCTCAGCGGTGAGGCGTCACTCCTGCAGCTGCGCGCCGTCGGCGGGGCCGTCAACGACGTCGCGGCCGACGCCACGGCCTACGCGCACCGGTCCCAGGCGTTCTCCGTGACGAGCTTCGCCGGCCGCCTCGACCGGGCGGGCCTCGACGCCGTCTGGGACCGGCAGGCCTACCCGCACATGGACGGCCTCTACCTGTCGTTCGAGACCGACCCGCGCCCCGAGCGCCTGCTCGACGCCTTCCCACCCGCGACGCTGTCCCGCCTCCGCGCCCTCAAGCGCACCTACGACCCGGACCACGTCTTCGACCAGAACTTCCCCATCGACCCGTCCGCCTGA